Proteins encoded within one genomic window of Alcanivorax sp. REN37:
- a CDS encoding cold-shock protein, with the protein MATGKVKWFNNVKGYGFIRPDEGGDDLFVHYSYIQMKGYRSLKAGQPVEYEQQEANKGFHATNLKLVGDAPADEADDAAPPAEAR; encoded by the coding sequence ATGGCGACAGGTAAGGTCAAATGGTTTAACAACGTCAAGGGATATGGCTTCATCCGGCCGGATGAAGGCGGCGACGATCTGTTCGTCCACTATTCCTATATACAGATGAAGGGCTATCGCAGCCTTAAAGCCGGTCAGCCGGTGGAGTACGAACAACAGGAAGCCAACAAGGGTTTCCATGCCACCAACCTGAAGCTGGTTGGTGACGCCCCCGCAGACGAAGCGGACGATGCCGCCCCGCCTGCAGAAGCCCGATAG
- the clpS gene encoding ATP-dependent Clp protease adapter ClpS, which yields MNQDVCNMLPLRLQSGDDAPAQPGHQDDWVVEAERPALKPPAMYQVVMLNDDYTPMDFVVEVLESFFGLDREQATRIMLAVHMEGRAVCGVYSRDVAETKAAMVVDYAREHQHPLLCEVEQV from the coding sequence ATGAACCAGGATGTGTGCAACATGCTGCCGCTTCGGCTGCAGTCAGGCGACGATGCGCCGGCCCAGCCCGGCCACCAGGATGACTGGGTGGTGGAGGCGGAGCGCCCAGCGCTCAAGCCGCCGGCGATGTATCAGGTGGTCATGCTCAATGATGATTACACGCCGATGGACTTTGTCGTGGAAGTATTGGAAAGCTTCTTTGGTCTCGATCGTGAACAGGCCACGCGAATCATGCTCGCCGTCCATATGGAAGGACGTGCAGTATGTGGGGTGTATTCCCGTGATGTGGCAGAAACCAAAGCGGCAATGGTGGTGGACTACGCCCGCGAGCATCAGCACCCGCTCCTATGTGAGGTGGAGCAGGTCTGA
- the clpA gene encoding ATP-dependent Clp protease ATP-binding subunit ClpA: protein MLSRELEQTLNEAFRHARSHRHEFMTVEHLLLALLDNQAAVEVLESCGANLADLREALARFIQDTTPLIPSEDPERDTQPTLGFQRVLQRAVFNVQSSGKREVSGANVLVAIFSEQESQAVYLLRLQNVNRLDVVNFIAHGISRIHDAGDAERRPEAAEGEGEAASASALDQYTVNLNELARQDRIDPLVGRAFEIERAAQILCRRRKNNPLLVGEPGVGKTAIAEGLAWMIVEGRVPEPLEDAVIYSLDMGALLAGTKYRGDFEKRFKALLGELQKRPDAILFIDEIHTIIGAGAASGGVMDASNLLKPALANGSIKCMGSTTYQEYRGIFEKDRALSRRFQKIDVVEPTVDETVRILVGLKKRFEDHHQVAYSDEALRSAAELSARYISDRHLPDKAIDVIDEVGAWQRLRPEAERSTTIGVEDIEAMVAKIARIPPKSVSQSDKELLRNLERDLKMTVFGQDDAIDALASAIKLSRAGLKAADKPVGSFLFAGPTGVGKTEVSRQLARALGVELLRFDMSEYMERHTVSRLIGAPPGYVGFDQGGLLTEAVTKSPHSVVLLDEIEKAHPDVFNLLLQVMDHATLTDNNGRKADFRNVILIMTTNAGAEMLSRASIGFTRQDHTSDGAEALKKVFTPEFRNRLDAIIQFAPLGGSTILGVVDKFLTELQAQLDDRGVTISVDGEARAWLAERGYDRDMGARPMARLIQEQLKKPLAEKLLFGELAEHGGKVQVRVRDGRLALDVEEAEATAAT, encoded by the coding sequence ATGCTCAGTAGAGAACTGGAACAAACCTTGAACGAGGCGTTTCGTCACGCCCGCAGCCATCGCCATGAGTTTATGACGGTGGAGCATTTGCTGCTGGCACTTCTGGACAACCAAGCGGCTGTGGAAGTGCTCGAGTCCTGCGGAGCCAACCTGGCAGATTTGCGGGAGGCGCTGGCGCGCTTCATCCAAGACACCACGCCGCTGATTCCCAGCGAGGACCCGGAGCGCGATACCCAGCCGACGCTTGGCTTCCAGCGGGTGTTGCAGCGCGCGGTTTTCAACGTGCAGTCATCCGGCAAGCGCGAAGTGAGCGGTGCCAACGTGTTGGTGGCGATCTTCAGCGAGCAGGAAAGCCAGGCGGTGTATCTGTTGCGGCTGCAGAACGTCAACCGACTGGATGTGGTGAACTTCATCGCTCATGGCATTTCCCGCATCCATGATGCCGGTGATGCCGAGCGCCGTCCTGAAGCCGCCGAAGGCGAGGGCGAAGCGGCCAGTGCCAGCGCACTGGATCAGTACACCGTCAATCTCAATGAACTGGCGCGCCAGGATCGCATTGATCCCCTGGTAGGGCGTGCATTTGAGATTGAGCGTGCGGCGCAGATCCTCTGCCGGCGCCGCAAAAATAACCCGTTGCTGGTGGGCGAGCCCGGTGTCGGCAAGACGGCCATCGCGGAGGGATTGGCGTGGATGATTGTCGAAGGTCGAGTGCCAGAGCCGCTGGAAGATGCGGTGATCTACTCGCTCGATATGGGCGCGTTGCTGGCCGGTACCAAGTACCGCGGTGATTTCGAAAAACGCTTTAAGGCGCTGCTCGGCGAACTGCAAAAGCGGCCTGACGCCATCCTGTTTATTGATGAGATTCACACCATCATTGGTGCCGGGGCGGCGTCTGGTGGCGTCATGGATGCTTCCAATCTGTTGAAGCCGGCGCTGGCCAACGGCTCAATCAAGTGCATGGGTTCTACCACCTATCAGGAATACCGCGGCATCTTCGAGAAGGACCGGGCGCTGTCACGTCGTTTCCAGAAGATTGACGTGGTCGAGCCTACCGTGGATGAAACGGTGCGCATCCTGGTCGGCTTGAAAAAGCGTTTCGAAGATCACCACCAGGTTGCCTACAGCGATGAAGCGCTGCGCAGTGCGGCAGAGCTGTCGGCACGCTATATCAGCGACCGTCATTTGCCGGACAAGGCCATCGACGTCATCGACGAGGTCGGTGCCTGGCAGCGGCTGCGGCCGGAGGCCGAGCGCAGCACCACCATCGGGGTCGAAGACATCGAAGCAATGGTGGCGAAAATTGCCCGGATTCCGCCGAAGTCCGTGTCGCAGTCCGACAAGGAGCTGCTGCGCAACCTCGAGCGTGACCTGAAAATGACGGTGTTTGGCCAAGACGATGCCATCGATGCGCTGGCGTCTGCGATTAAATTGTCGCGGGCCGGGCTCAAGGCTGCTGACAAGCCGGTGGGCAGCTTCCTGTTCGCTGGTCCTACCGGGGTCGGCAAGACCGAGGTCAGCCGTCAATTGGCGCGGGCGCTGGGGGTCGAGTTGCTGCGCTTCGACATGTCCGAATACATGGAACGCCATACGGTCAGCCGTTTGATTGGTGCACCGCCAGGCTATGTGGGCTTTGATCAGGGCGGTCTGCTCACCGAGGCGGTGACCAAGTCACCGCATTCGGTGGTGCTGCTGGATGAAATCGAGAAGGCGCATCCGGATGTGTTCAACTTGCTCCTGCAGGTGATGGACCACGCCACTCTGACCGACAACAACGGCCGCAAGGCGGACTTCCGCAACGTGATTCTGATTATGACCACCAACGCGGGTGCCGAAATGCTCAGCCGGGCGTCGATCGGGTTCACCCGCCAGGATCACACCAGCGATGGTGCGGAAGCGCTGAAGAAAGTATTCACGCCGGAGTTCCGCAACCGCTTGGATGCCATCATCCAGTTCGCCCCCTTGGGTGGTAGCACTATCCTCGGCGTGGTGGATAAGTTCCTCACAGAGCTGCAGGCACAGCTGGACGATCGCGGTGTCACCATCAGTGTCGACGGCGAAGCGCGGGCGTGGTTGGCCGAGCGCGGTTACGACCGTGACATGGGGGCACGTCCGATGGCGCGCCTGATCCAAGAGCAACTGAAGAAGCCGCTGGCCGAAAAGCTGTTGTTCGGCGAGTTGGCCGAGCACGGTGGCAAAGTCCAGGTGCGCGTCCGCGATGGGCGCTTGGCGCTGGATGTGGAGGAGGCGGAAGCCACCGCTGCAACCTGA
- the infA gene encoding translation initiation factor IF-1 yields MAKEEQIELEGVVVDTLPNTMFRVRLDNGHEIIAHISGKMRKHYIRILTGDRVKVEMSPYDLSKGRITFRMK; encoded by the coding sequence ATGGCAAAAGAAGAGCAGATTGAACTCGAAGGCGTGGTGGTGGATACGCTCCCCAATACCATGTTCCGAGTGCGGCTGGATAACGGCCACGAAATTATCGCGCATATTTCAGGCAAAATGCGCAAGCACTATATCCGTATTCTCACCGGTGACCGGGTGAAGGTTGAAATGTCGCCTTACGACTTGAGCAAAGGCCGCATCACCTTCCGCATGAAGTAA
- a CDS encoding arginyltransferase, with translation MSNLSALRFFSTPAHACSYLEEQQATTLFVDPKTQISPRLYDELTRLGFRRSGDYLYRPHCQLCAACIPARVRAAEFSPRRAQRRILQRNAGLQVELIAPIFTQELYQLYSRYIEERHGDGDMFPPSQEQFASFLMSSWSDTRFCCFRDADGRLLAVAVIDVMQDGVSAVYTFYEPSLPELGLGTLAVLWQIDYCQQHQLPYVYLGYWIQNCRKMRYKSAFQPLEIFVEDRWQDAPLP, from the coding sequence GCCTGCAGTTATCTGGAAGAACAGCAGGCGACGACGCTGTTTGTCGATCCCAAAACGCAGATTTCCCCGCGCCTTTACGACGAGCTGACCCGGCTCGGCTTCCGCCGCAGCGGCGACTACCTCTACCGCCCGCATTGCCAGCTATGCGCCGCCTGCATCCCGGCCCGCGTGCGGGCGGCAGAATTTTCCCCGCGCCGTGCCCAGCGCCGCATTCTCCAGCGCAATGCCGGTCTACAAGTCGAATTGATCGCGCCGATCTTTACCCAAGAGCTGTACCAGCTTTACAGCCGCTACATTGAAGAGCGCCACGGCGACGGCGATATGTTTCCGCCATCGCAGGAGCAGTTCGCCAGCTTCCTGATGTCGAGCTGGAGCGACACCCGCTTCTGCTGCTTCCGTGACGCCGATGGCCGCCTGCTGGCGGTGGCAGTGATCGATGTGATGCAGGACGGTGTGTCCGCGGTCTACACCTTCTATGAACCTAGCCTGCCAGAGCTTGGTCTTGGCACCCTGGCAGTCCTGTGGCAAATCGACTACTGCCAGCAGCACCAGCTGCCCTATGTCTACCTCGGCTATTGGATTCAGAACTGCCGCAAGATGCGCTATAAGTCGGCCTTCCAGCCCCTGGAGATCTTCGTTGAGGATCGCTGGCAGGATGCGCCGCTCCCGTAA